Proteins encoded together in one Bradyrhizobium sp. CB82 window:
- the pnp gene encoding polyribonucleotide nucleotidyltransferase, producing the protein MFNKHSVEIDWGGRPLKLETGKIARQADGAVVATYGETVVLATVVAAKAPREGVDFLPLTVDYQEKAYAAGRIPGGYFKREGRPTEKETLVSRLIDRPIRPLFVDGWRNETQVIVTVLSHDMENDPDIVAMVAASAALTLSGAPFKGPIGAARVGFANDEFVLNPTLDEMTDTQLDLVVAGTADAVLMVESEARELNEDIMLGAVMFGHRHFQPVIKAIIELAEKAAKEPREVTTIDNSAIEKEMLGLIEQELRAAYAIPLKQERYAAVGVAKEKVMAHYFPEGQEPKYDKLRVAGVFKELEAKIVRWNILDTGKRIDGRDVKTVRNIVAEVGVLPRAHGSALFTRGETQAMVVTTLGTGEDEQYIDALSGTYKETFLLHYNFPPYSVGETGRLGGTKRREIGHGKLAWRAIHPVLPPHHEFPYTTRVVSEITESNGSSSMASVCGASLALMDAGVPLKRPTAGIAMGLILEDKRFAVLSDILGDEDHLGDMDFKVAGTDQGITSLQMDIKIEGITEEIMRVALGQAKEGRIHILGEMAKALTAARAELGEYAPRIETFKIPTDKIREVIGTGGKVIREIVEKTGAKVNIEDDGTVKVASSDGEAMKAAIKWIKSIASEPEVGQIYDGTVVKVMEFGAFVNFFGSKDGLVHISQLAASRVQKTTDVVKEGDKVKVKLLGFDDRGKTRLSMKAVDQQTGEDLEAKQKAAEGQQAPREAAGE; encoded by the coding sequence ATGTTCAATAAGCATTCAGTCGAGATCGACTGGGGCGGACGCCCTCTCAAGCTCGAAACCGGCAAGATCGCACGTCAGGCCGACGGCGCCGTCGTCGCGACCTACGGCGAGACCGTGGTGCTCGCCACCGTCGTCGCGGCGAAGGCGCCGCGCGAAGGCGTCGACTTCCTGCCGCTGACCGTCGACTACCAGGAGAAGGCCTATGCCGCGGGCCGCATTCCCGGCGGCTATTTCAAGCGCGAGGGCCGTCCGACCGAGAAGGAGACGCTGGTCTCGCGCCTGATCGATCGTCCGATCCGTCCGCTGTTCGTCGACGGCTGGCGCAACGAGACCCAGGTCATCGTCACCGTGCTGTCGCACGACATGGAAAACGATCCCGATATCGTGGCAATGGTCGCGGCGTCTGCCGCCCTGACATTGTCCGGCGCGCCCTTCAAGGGCCCGATCGGCGCTGCCCGCGTCGGCTTTGCCAATGACGAATTCGTTCTCAACCCGACGCTTGACGAGATGACCGACACCCAGCTCGACCTCGTCGTCGCCGGCACCGCCGACGCGGTGCTGATGGTGGAATCGGAAGCCAGGGAGCTCAACGAGGACATCATGCTCGGCGCGGTGATGTTCGGCCACCGCCACTTCCAGCCGGTGATCAAGGCGATCATCGAGCTCGCCGAGAAGGCCGCGAAGGAGCCGCGCGAGGTCACCACGATCGATAATTCGGCGATCGAAAAGGAAATGCTCGGCCTGATCGAGCAGGAGCTGCGCGCTGCCTATGCGATCCCGCTCAAGCAGGAGCGCTATGCTGCGGTCGGCGTCGCCAAGGAAAAGGTGATGGCCCACTACTTCCCGGAAGGGCAGGAGCCGAAATACGACAAGCTCCGTGTCGCCGGCGTGTTCAAGGAGTTGGAAGCCAAGATCGTTCGCTGGAACATCCTCGACACCGGCAAGCGCATCGACGGCCGCGACGTCAAGACGGTCCGCAACATCGTCGCCGAAGTCGGCGTGCTGCCGCGCGCCCACGGTTCGGCGCTGTTCACCCGCGGCGAGACCCAGGCGATGGTCGTGACCACGCTCGGCACCGGCGAGGACGAGCAGTACATCGACGCGCTGTCGGGTACGTACAAGGAAACGTTCCTGCTGCACTACAACTTCCCGCCCTACTCGGTCGGCGAAACGGGGCGCCTCGGCGGCACCAAGCGTCGCGAAATCGGCCATGGCAAGCTCGCCTGGCGCGCGATCCATCCCGTGCTGCCGCCGCATCACGAATTCCCCTACACCACGCGCGTGGTGTCGGAGATCACCGAGTCCAACGGCTCGTCCTCGATGGCGTCGGTCTGTGGCGCCTCGCTCGCCCTGATGGACGCCGGCGTGCCGTTGAAGCGGCCGACCGCGGGCATTGCGATGGGCCTGATCCTCGAAGACAAGCGCTTCGCGGTTCTCTCGGACATTCTCGGTGACGAGGACCATCTCGGCGACATGGACTTCAAGGTCGCCGGTACCGACCAGGGCATCACCTCGCTCCAGATGGACATCAAGATCGAGGGCATAACCGAGGAGATCATGCGCGTCGCCCTTGGCCAGGCCAAGGAAGGCCGCATTCACATCCTCGGCGAGATGGCCAAGGCCCTGACCGCGGCCCGCGCCGAGCTCGGCGAATACGCGCCGCGCATCGAGACCTTCAAGATCCCGACCGACAAGATCCGTGAAGTGATCGGCACCGGCGGCAAGGTGATCCGCGAGATCGTCGAGAAGACCGGCGCCAAGGTCAACATCGAGGACGACGGCACCGTGAAGGTCGCCTCCAGCGACGGCGAGGCGATGAAGGCCGCGATCAAGTGGATCAAGTCGATCGCATCCGAGCCCGAAGTCGGCCAGATCTATGACGGCACGGTCGTCAAGGTGATGGAGTTCGGCGCCTTCGTGAACTTCTTCGGCTCCAAGGACGGCCTCGTCCACATCAGCCAGCTCGCGGCCAGCCGCGTGCAGAAGACCACCGACGTCGTCAAGGAAGGCGACAAGGTCAAGGTCAAGCTGCTCGGCTTCGACGACCGCGGCAAGACCCGCCTGTCGATGAAGGCGGTCGACCAGCAGACCGGCGAGGACCTCGAGGCCAAGCAGAAGGCCGCCGAGGGCCAGCAGGCTCCGCGCGAAGCGGCCGGCGAGTAA